One region of Pongo pygmaeus isolate AG05252 chromosome 21, NHGRI_mPonPyg2-v2.0_pri, whole genome shotgun sequence genomic DNA includes:
- the LOC129021945 gene encoding cystatin-SA-like: MAWPLCTLLLLLAALAEALAWSPKEEDRIILGRVYDPDINDEWVQRALHFAISEYNKATEDEYYRRPLRVLRARQQIVARTNYFDIEVGRTICTKSQPNLDTCAFHEQPELQKKQLCSFTIYEVPWNKRRSLVKSRCQEA, encoded by the exons ATGGCCTGGCCCCTGTGTACCCTGCTGCTCCTGCTGGCTGCCCTGGCTGAGGCCCTGGCCTGGAGCCCCAAGGAGGAGGATAGGATAATCCTGGGTCGCGTCTATGACCCAGACATCAATGATGAGTGGGTACAGCGTGCCCTTCACTTTGCCATCAGTGAGTACAACAAGGCGACCGAAGATGAGTACTACAGACGCCCGCTGCGGGTACTGAGAGCCAGGCAGCAG ATCGTGGCCAGGACGAATTACTTCGACATAGAGGTGGGCCGAACCATATGTACCAAGTCCCAGCCCAACTTGGACACTTGTGCCTTCCATGAACAGCCAGAACTGCAGAAG AAACAGTTGTGTTCTTTCACGATCTATGAAGTTCCCTGGAATAAAAGAAGGTCCCTTGTGAAATCCAGGTGTCAAGAAGCCTAG